In one window of Opitutus sp. GAS368 DNA:
- a CDS encoding ABC transporter ATP-binding protein, with protein MISIQVKQLTKQFGSIVALHGLDLTINPGELFFLLGPSGCGKTTLLRSLAGFYIPEKGQILFGDEDVTRLEPHKRNTGMMFQSYALWPHMTVAENVAFGLEERRVPAAEIRTRVGDALASVRMEKYADRKPNQLSGGQQQRVALARALVIRPRCLLLDEPLSNLDAKLRLEMRTEIRRVCKEFKLTTVYVTHDQKEALSIADRMAILESGHILQVGTPREVYKRPTRKTVANFIGETDFLPGKVLGMAGNYVTVETAVGKFDGIFGDTVNVPKVGDEVTVSIRPECWELHRDAESRNVVKGRIGQSIYLGEVAQYEFVTGNGTQLKIFERNPRFVDGAARGELYATVEPDDVVVLVG; from the coding sequence ATGATTTCCATCCAGGTTAAGCAACTGACCAAGCAATTCGGGAGCATCGTCGCGCTGCACGGCCTCGACCTGACCATCAACCCGGGCGAGCTGTTCTTCCTCCTGGGCCCCAGCGGCTGCGGCAAGACCACGCTGCTGCGCAGCTTGGCGGGCTTCTACATCCCGGAGAAAGGCCAGATCCTGTTCGGCGACGAGGACGTGACGCGCCTCGAACCGCACAAGCGGAATACCGGCATGATGTTCCAGAGTTACGCCCTGTGGCCCCACATGACGGTGGCGGAGAACGTGGCCTTCGGCCTCGAGGAACGCCGCGTGCCGGCGGCCGAGATCAGGACGCGGGTCGGTGACGCCCTGGCCTCGGTGCGCATGGAAAAATACGCCGACCGCAAGCCCAACCAGCTTTCCGGCGGCCAGCAGCAGCGTGTCGCCCTGGCCCGTGCGCTGGTCATCCGCCCGCGCTGCCTCCTGCTCGACGAGCCGCTGTCCAACCTCGACGCCAAGCTCCGGCTGGAGATGCGCACGGAGATCCGCCGCGTCTGCAAGGAATTCAAGCTCACGACCGTCTATGTCACCCACGACCAGAAGGAGGCGCTCTCCATCGCCGACCGCATGGCGATCCTCGAGAGCGGCCACATCCTGCAGGTCGGCACGCCGCGCGAGGTCTACAAGCGCCCGACCCGCAAGACCGTGGCCAATTTCATCGGCGAGACCGATTTCCTGCCGGGCAAGGTGCTCGGCATGGCCGGCAACTACGTGACGGTGGAGACGGCGGTCGGCAAGTTCGACGGCATTTTCGGCGACACGGTGAACGTGCCCAAGGTGGGCGACGAGGTCACCGTGTCCATCCGCCCGGAATGCTGGGAACTGCACCGGGACGCCGAGTCGCGCAACGTCGTCAAGGGCCGCATCGGCCAGTCGATCTACCTCGGCGAGGTCGCCCAATACGAGTTCGTCACCGGCAACGGCACGCAGCTGAAGATCTTCGAGCGCAACCCGCGCTTCGTGGACGGGGCCGCGCGCGGCGAGCTTTACGCCACGGTGGAGCCGGACGACGTGGTCGTGCTGGTCGGCTGA
- a CDS encoding extracellular solute-binding protein: MKRALLLIALVAVVGLPFLLRSRQATAASADDTLVIVTPHNEAIRFEFGQAFQHWYQARTGRTAGIDWRVLGGTSEIARFLDGEYITAFENLWVNRLGKPWSAEIQAGSQNGRLPPDAPAIVREARAAFLASEVGCGIDLFFGGGTYDFAKQATAGRLVPTRILQQHPEWFTPGVIPRAYAGEEYRDKDGLWIGCVLSSYGIIYNRDSLARLGLAAAPSRWADLTGWRYHGEVALCDPTKSGSIAKAFENVIQQCMQNRLKSLQAARPGGAARELEAQAVREGWLEGLRLLQLVGANSRYFTDSSMKPPIDVAVGNCAAGMCIDFYGRAQAEAVLRRGRSDRLGYVSPRGGTVSSVDPIGLLRGAPHRAVAEAFIEFVLSPEGQRLWNQKPGTPDGPERYALRRLPVRKDYYAHEEWRAFRSDPADDPYDQHDPLIYRPEWTGALFREMSFVIRIMCQDTHEELAGAWRAINAEGIDPAQKARALAVLQDISFVTYDRALKEIKQALNSKNKVDEILLAKELAAQFRAQYQKAAELARAAKR, encoded by the coding sequence ATGAAGCGGGCGCTCCTGCTCATCGCGCTGGTGGCCGTGGTCGGCCTGCCGTTCCTGCTGCGTTCGCGGCAGGCGACGGCGGCCAGCGCGGACGACACGCTGGTGATCGTGACGCCGCACAACGAGGCCATCCGCTTCGAGTTTGGCCAGGCTTTCCAGCATTGGTATCAGGCGCGCACCGGGCGCACGGCGGGCATCGACTGGCGGGTGCTGGGCGGCACGAGTGAGATCGCCCGGTTTCTCGATGGGGAATACATCACCGCCTTCGAGAACCTCTGGGTCAACCGGCTCGGCAAGCCGTGGAGCGCGGAGATCCAGGCCGGGTCGCAGAACGGCCGGCTGCCGCCCGACGCTCCCGCCATCGTGCGGGAGGCGCGCGCCGCCTTCCTCGCCTCCGAGGTCGGCTGCGGCATCGACCTCTTTTTCGGCGGCGGCACCTATGATTTTGCCAAGCAGGCGACGGCGGGCCGGCTCGTGCCCACCCGGATTCTCCAGCAGCATCCCGAGTGGTTCACCCCCGGGGTGATCCCGCGCGCCTATGCCGGCGAGGAATACCGGGACAAGGACGGGCTGTGGATCGGCTGCGTGTTGAGCTCCTACGGGATAATCTACAACCGCGATTCGCTGGCCCGCCTCGGTCTCGCGGCCGCGCCCAGCCGGTGGGCCGACCTCACCGGATGGCGCTACCACGGCGAGGTGGCGCTCTGCGACCCGACGAAGAGCGGATCCATCGCCAAGGCCTTTGAGAACGTGATCCAGCAGTGCATGCAAAACCGGCTCAAATCGCTGCAGGCGGCCCGGCCCGGCGGGGCGGCCCGCGAGCTCGAGGCCCAGGCCGTGCGCGAGGGCTGGCTGGAGGGGCTGCGCCTGCTCCAGCTGGTCGGGGCCAATTCCCGTTACTTCACGGACAGTTCGATGAAGCCCCCGATCGATGTCGCGGTCGGTAACTGCGCGGCGGGGATGTGCATCGATTTTTACGGCCGGGCCCAGGCCGAGGCGGTGCTCCGGCGCGGCCGGTCCGACCGGCTCGGCTATGTCTCGCCCCGCGGTGGCACCGTGAGCTCGGTCGATCCCATCGGTTTGCTGCGCGGCGCGCCGCACCGGGCCGTGGCGGAAGCCTTCATCGAGTTTGTGCTGTCCCCGGAGGGCCAGCGGCTCTGGAACCAGAAGCCCGGCACGCCCGACGGGCCCGAGCGCTACGCCCTGCGCCGGCTGCCGGTGCGCAAGGATTATTACGCCCACGAGGAGTGGCGCGCATTCCGTAGCGACCCGGCGGACGATCCCTACGACCAGCATGATCCCCTGATCTACCGCCCGGAATGGACGGGCGCGCTGTTCCGCGAGATGTCGTTCGTCATCCGCATCATGTGCCAGGACACCCACGAGGAGCTGGCCGGAGCCTGGCGCGCCATCAACGCGGAGGGGATCGATCCGGCGCAGAAGGCGCGCGCCCTGGCCGTGCTGCAGGACATCTCCTTCGTCACCTACGACCGGGCCCTCAAGGAAATCAAGCAAGCGCTCAACTCCAAGAACAAGGTCGACGAAATCCTGCTCGCCAAGGAACTCGCCGCGCAGTTTCGCGCCCAATACCAGAAGGCCGCGGAGCTCGCACGGGCCGCCAAGCGTTAG
- a CDS encoding GNAT family N-acetyltransferase: MSTHLEHRHGSYLISDDPARLDAAAIHGYLTRSYWSENIPLDTVRRALHGSLCIGAYTEAGEQVGLVRIISDHATYAYLCDVYVLEEHRRHGLSKAMLALTMRHPKLQGLRSWSLRTRDAHGIYARFGFKPVDHPESYMALRFPDVYRQPDNDE; this comes from the coding sequence ATGAGCACCCATCTGGAACACCGCCACGGCTCCTACCTGATTTCCGACGACCCCGCGCGGCTCGATGCCGCGGCCATCCACGGTTACCTGACCCGGTCGTATTGGAGCGAGAATATCCCCCTCGATACCGTCCGGCGCGCGCTGCACGGGTCGCTTTGCATCGGGGCTTACACGGAGGCCGGCGAGCAGGTCGGGCTCGTGCGCATCATCTCGGACCACGCCACCTACGCCTACCTCTGCGACGTCTACGTGCTGGAGGAGCACCGCCGCCACGGACTGTCCAAGGCCATGCTCGCCCTGACGATGCGCCACCCGAAGCTGCAGGGCCTGCGCTCCTGGAGCCTCCGCACCCGCGATGCCCACGGCATATACGCCCGATTCGGCTTCAAGCCGGTGGACCATCCCGAGAGCTACATGGCGTTGCGCTTCCCCGACGTCTACCGGCAGCCGGACAACGACGAATGA
- the rpe gene encoding ribulose-phosphate 3-epimerase: MPLPSLIAPSLLAGDHANLAASARVVADSGATWLHCDIMDGHFVPNLTFGPETLAAVRRAGSKLFFDTHLMLAEPQKYIEPFAKAGSNNISIHIEPGYDHRGTLARIRQLGCQCGIVLNPGTSAAGIETLIGEVDLVLVMTVQPGFGGQPFRRDMLPKLRTIDGWRKTRGLKFRLEVDGGIDLATAAECRQAGADTFVAGTSFFKAADKTAFTAGISAL; the protein is encoded by the coding sequence ATGCCTCTTCCCTCTCTCATCGCCCCCTCCCTGCTCGCCGGCGACCATGCCAACCTCGCGGCCAGCGCGCGGGTCGTGGCCGACAGCGGTGCCACCTGGCTGCACTGCGACATCATGGACGGGCATTTCGTGCCCAACCTGACCTTCGGCCCCGAGACCCTTGCCGCCGTCCGCCGCGCCGGCTCCAAGCTGTTTTTCGATACGCACCTGATGCTGGCGGAGCCGCAGAAGTATATCGAACCCTTCGCCAAGGCCGGCTCGAACAACATCAGCATCCACATCGAGCCCGGCTACGACCACCGCGGCACGCTCGCCCGCATCCGCCAGCTCGGCTGCCAGTGCGGCATCGTGCTGAATCCCGGCACCTCCGCGGCCGGCATCGAGACGCTCATCGGCGAGGTGGACCTGGTGCTCGTGATGACCGTGCAGCCCGGCTTCGGCGGCCAGCCCTTCCGGCGCGACATGCTGCCGAAGCTCCGGACAATCGACGGCTGGCGGAAGACCCGCGGCCTGAAATTCCGCCTCGAGGTCGACGGGGGCATCGACCTGGCGACCGCCGCCGAGTGCCGCCAGGCCGGCGCCGACACGTTCGTGGCCGGCACGTCGTTCTTCAAGGCCGCGGATAAAACGGCGTTCACCGCCGGTATCTCCGCCCTGTAG
- the lptE gene encoding LPS assembly lipoprotein LptE, with protein sequence MTRIGILSSVLCLLSSVLCCTGCAGYRLGTGTQPKFATLFIAPVTTETLLPQARELATTQLREAFIKDGRVTLVDSPAAADAVLRVSLTGYDRTVAVSRQDDTGLARRFDVSLRASATLTDQRTQQVLFAKRPLTAKRGIFTDSGLVPAEYQGLPLLAEQLASETVHAVLDTW encoded by the coding sequence ATGACACGTATCGGCATTCTGTCCTCCGTCCTCTGTCTTCTGTCCTCCGTCCTCTGCTGCACGGGCTGTGCCGGTTACAGGCTCGGCACCGGAACGCAGCCGAAGTTCGCCACGCTGTTCATCGCGCCGGTCACGACCGAGACGCTGCTTCCGCAGGCCCGCGAACTCGCGACCACCCAGCTGCGCGAAGCCTTCATCAAGGACGGCCGTGTCACCCTGGTCGACTCGCCGGCCGCGGCCGACGCCGTGCTGCGGGTCTCGCTCACCGGCTACGACCGGACCGTGGCGGTCTCGCGGCAGGACGACACCGGGCTGGCCCGGCGCTTCGATGTTTCGTTGCGCGCCTCGGCCACCCTGACCGACCAGCGCACCCAGCAGGTGCTGTTTGCCAAGCGGCCGCTGACCGCCAAACGCGGCATCTTCACCGACAGCGGACTTGTGCCGGCGGAATACCAAGGCCTGCCCCTGCTCGCCGAGCAGCTCGCCAGCGAGACGGTCCACGCGGTCCTAGATACCTGGTAG
- a CDS encoding tetratricopeptide repeat protein: MRRLPLLSALAALLTLLLAPARLAADLVWTPQDGWKVEGGALAQFAGEEGRNGLDAMNKARAAEEAHSNRAALKLYNSVYKKYPNSVFAAEALFRAGRIYQQNQEYYKAFTTFQQMVARYPNSEKFTQVIGEQYRIAADLFAGKRARLWGWLPGFKNRERALEYFETIVATAPYSDYAPLSLMNAARGYKDVGETEAAVDALDRMINTYPRSVLTPDAYLKIAETHSSLVDGPAYDQASTKQAITYYEDYMILFPGDAGMVQAETGLAKMKTVLAQSKLTIADYYYKYRKNYQAAKVFYNEAITVYPDSDVAKVAREKLVDVNAKLDGQAAAAAGQPAPKAPEPKKKKRLWLF, encoded by the coding sequence ATGCGCCGTCTCCCCCTCCTTTCCGCCCTGGCCGCCCTCCTCACGCTGCTGCTCGCCCCTGCCCGCCTCGCCGCCGACCTTGTCTGGACCCCGCAGGACGGCTGGAAGGTCGAGGGTGGCGCGCTCGCCCAGTTTGCCGGCGAAGAGGGCCGCAACGGCCTGGACGCGATGAACAAGGCGCGCGCCGCCGAGGAGGCCCATAGCAACCGGGCGGCCCTGAAGCTCTATAACAGCGTCTACAAGAAATACCCCAATTCCGTCTTCGCGGCCGAGGCGCTCTTCCGCGCCGGCCGGATCTACCAGCAGAACCAGGAATACTACAAGGCCTTCACCACCTTCCAGCAGATGGTGGCCCGGTATCCGAACTCCGAGAAATTCACCCAGGTCATCGGCGAGCAATACCGCATCGCGGCCGACCTGTTTGCCGGCAAGCGGGCCCGCCTCTGGGGCTGGCTGCCGGGCTTCAAGAACCGCGAGCGCGCCCTCGAATACTTCGAGACCATCGTCGCCACCGCGCCCTACAGCGACTACGCCCCGCTCTCCCTCATGAACGCCGCGCGCGGCTACAAGGACGTCGGCGAGACCGAGGCGGCCGTCGACGCCCTCGACCGCATGATCAACACCTATCCGCGCAGCGTCCTCACGCCCGACGCCTACCTCAAGATCGCCGAGACGCACTCCTCGCTGGTCGACGGCCCCGCCTACGACCAGGCCTCCACGAAGCAGGCCATCACCTACTATGAGGACTACATGATCCTTTTCCCCGGCGACGCCGGCATGGTCCAGGCCGAGACCGGCCTCGCCAAGATGAAAACCGTGCTCGCCCAGAGCAAGCTGACCATCGCCGATTACTACTACAAGTATCGCAAGAATTACCAGGCCGCGAAGGTGTTCTACAACGAAGCCATCACCGTCTACCCGGATTCGGACGTGGCCAAGGTGGCCCGCGAGAAGCTGGTCGATGTCAACGCCAAGCTGGATGGCCAGGCGGCCGCGGCGGCCGGCCAGCCCGCCCCCAAGGCGCCTGAACCGAAGAAGAAAAAGAGGCTCTGGCTGTTCTAA
- a CDS encoding beta-ketoacyl-ACP synthase III: MASVIIAGVGSYAPPKILTNHDLSKMVDTSDEWIFTRSGIRERRIAGADEACSDLAVKAANAALADAKIKAGDIDLLIVATASPDTPLPSTACYVQHKLGVPGHATCFDIAAACSGFLYALEIAYGQLLTNRYKRALIIGAEKLSTVTDWTDRTTCVLFGDAAGAAVLIKVDQPGIGILGSDLGADGEFADNLYIPAGGSKRPADAQSVAEHAHCIRMNGREVFKSAVRVMETVAREMMEQHNLSPDQIDLVIPHQANIRIIEALAGNLKVPMERVYVNLDRYGNTSSASIPLALDEARRAGRIKPGNLTLLVAFGAGLTYGATLIRW; the protein is encoded by the coding sequence ATGGCCTCAGTCATCATCGCGGGCGTCGGCTCCTACGCTCCGCCGAAAATCCTCACCAACCACGACCTCTCCAAGATGGTCGACACCTCCGACGAGTGGATCTTCACCCGCTCCGGCATCCGCGAGCGCCGCATCGCCGGCGCGGACGAGGCCTGCTCCGACCTGGCCGTCAAGGCCGCCAACGCCGCCTTGGCCGACGCCAAGATCAAGGCCGGCGACATCGACCTGCTGATCGTCGCCACCGCCTCGCCCGACACTCCCCTGCCCTCCACCGCCTGCTACGTGCAGCACAAACTCGGCGTCCCGGGCCACGCCACCTGCTTCGACATCGCGGCCGCCTGCTCGGGCTTCCTCTACGCGCTCGAGATCGCCTACGGCCAGCTCCTGACCAACCGCTACAAGCGCGCGCTCATCATCGGCGCCGAGAAGCTCTCCACGGTCACCGACTGGACCGACCGCACCACCTGCGTGCTGTTCGGCGATGCCGCCGGCGCGGCGGTGCTGATCAAGGTCGACCAGCCGGGCATCGGCATCCTCGGCTCCGACCTCGGCGCCGACGGCGAGTTCGCCGACAACCTTTACATCCCCGCCGGCGGCAGCAAGCGCCCCGCCGACGCCCAGTCGGTCGCGGAGCACGCCCATTGCATCCGCATGAACGGCCGCGAGGTCTTCAAGAGCGCCGTCCGCGTCATGGAGACCGTCGCCCGGGAAATGATGGAACAACATAACCTTTCGCCTGACCAAATCGACCTCGTGATCCCCCACCAGGCCAACATTCGCATTATCGAGGCGCTGGCCGGCAACCTGAAGGTGCCGATGGAGCGCGTTTACGTGAATCTCGACCGTTACGGCAACACCTCCTCCGCCTCCATCCCGCTCGCCCTGGACGAGGCCCGCCGCGCCGGCCGCATCAAACCCGGCAACCTGACCCTGCTGGTCGCCTTTGGCGCTGGCTTGACCTACGGCGCCACTCTTATTCGCTGGTAA
- the plsX gene encoding phosphate acyltransferase PlsX: MDAMGGDLGPSEVIEAVKLALADPDIDPITLIGDQAVLEPLLAAAGLSGHARLSVVHASEAITMEDKPLRAIAKKKDSSMVRGFNLVKEGKAGALVSSGNTGALMAGSKLIVGSITGVDRPVLAAVIPRENGHFILIDAGANPEAKPEHLVHNAILGADYARVILGIDNPRVGLLTIGTEEGKGTALTTEANTLLKKVNGIINYAGPIEGFQVFKDTVDVVVCDGFVGNTLLKTWESLAKFISGMLRDEIQRNPMRLLGGALAKGAFDVLKARMNPDRYGGAPLLGVKGNVLKAHGSSNRHAWNSAIHAAAQIIHQDLYHRIETDVARANVLMATPPAADAAAG, translated from the coding sequence GTGGACGCGATGGGGGGCGACCTCGGGCCTTCCGAAGTCATCGAGGCCGTCAAACTCGCGCTGGCCGATCCGGACATCGACCCGATCACGCTCATCGGCGATCAGGCCGTGCTGGAGCCCCTGCTCGCCGCCGCCGGCCTGAGCGGCCACGCCAGGCTCTCCGTCGTCCACGCCAGCGAGGCGATCACGATGGAGGACAAGCCGCTGCGGGCCATCGCGAAGAAGAAGGATTCCTCGATGGTCCGGGGCTTCAATCTCGTCAAGGAAGGCAAGGCCGGCGCGCTCGTGAGCTCCGGCAACACCGGCGCGCTCATGGCCGGCAGCAAGCTGATCGTCGGCTCGATCACCGGCGTGGACCGGCCCGTGCTGGCCGCCGTCATCCCCCGCGAAAACGGCCATTTCATCCTGATCGACGCCGGCGCCAACCCGGAGGCCAAGCCCGAGCACCTCGTGCACAACGCCATCCTGGGCGCCGACTACGCGCGCGTCATCCTCGGCATCGACAACCCGCGCGTCGGGCTGCTCACCATCGGCACCGAGGAGGGCAAGGGCACCGCGCTGACCACCGAGGCGAACACCCTGCTGAAGAAGGTCAACGGGATCATCAATTACGCCGGCCCCATCGAGGGCTTCCAGGTGTTCAAGGACACCGTCGATGTCGTCGTGTGCGACGGCTTCGTCGGCAACACGCTGCTGAAGACCTGGGAGTCGCTGGCCAAGTTCATCAGCGGCATGCTGCGGGACGAGATCCAGCGCAATCCCATGCGCCTGCTCGGCGGTGCGCTCGCCAAGGGCGCGTTCGACGTGCTCAAGGCCCGCATGAACCCCGACCGCTATGGCGGCGCCCCGCTGCTGGGCGTGAAGGGCAACGTGCTCAAGGCCCACGGCTCCTCCAACCGCCACGCCTGGAACAGCGCCATCCACGCCGCCGCCCAGATCATTCACCAGGACCTTTACCACCGCATCGAAACCGACGTCGCCCGGGCCAACGTGCTCATGGCGACTCCCCCGGCCGCCGACGCGGCCGCCGGTTAA
- the rpmF gene encoding 50S ribosomal protein L32 yields MANPKRKQSKRRSANRRAANALKAPQFAKDTDGGSFRPHRVNPKTGIYRGRQVLNVEV; encoded by the coding sequence ATGGCCAATCCGAAACGCAAACAATCCAAGCGCCGTAGCGCCAACCGCCGCGCCGCCAACGCCCTCAAGGCCCCCCAATTTGCCAAGGACACCGACGGCGGCTCCTTCCGCCCCCACCGCGTGAATCCCAAGACGGGCATCTATCGCGGTCGCCAGGTCCTCAACGTCGAGGTCTAA
- a CDS encoding undecaprenyl-diphosphate phosphatase produces MPFSPRFLCAGLLLAATLTASAADQAAPPVAELSAGDAVVLGVVEGVTEFLPISSTGHLIIANRLLGLESEKQLADKAGQLLWYKAPSPKYPAGVPLTLKLAADTYTVIIQVGAICAVMLLYWRQMLSMFLGLLGRSSAGFRLVRNVIWATLPVAVIGLLAHDWIDEHLFSVPAVIGAQVVGALLMLWAERWRRANSGIGFSKGDPSDLTPRKSVGIGFAQCLALWPGTSRSMVTIVGGYLAGLNAAKAAEFSFLVGLPTLAGAALLKALKSGPAMIEVFGWGDVLLGAGVAAITAMIAVKFLVHFISRHGLTLFAYYRLLVAFALILFYLI; encoded by the coding sequence GTGCCTTTTTCGCCCCGCTTCCTCTGCGCCGGCCTCTTGCTGGCCGCCACCCTTACCGCCTCCGCCGCCGATCAGGCGGCCCCGCCCGTCGCCGAGCTCAGCGCGGGCGATGCCGTCGTGCTCGGCGTGGTGGAGGGCGTGACGGAATTCCTGCCCATCTCGTCCACCGGACACCTGATCATCGCCAACCGCCTGCTCGGGCTCGAATCCGAGAAGCAGCTGGCGGACAAAGCCGGCCAGCTGCTGTGGTATAAGGCGCCATCGCCGAAATACCCCGCGGGCGTGCCCCTCACACTCAAGCTGGCCGCCGACACCTACACCGTGATCATCCAGGTCGGGGCCATCTGCGCCGTGATGCTGCTTTATTGGCGGCAGATGCTGTCGATGTTCCTCGGCCTGCTGGGTCGCAGCAGCGCGGGCTTCCGGCTGGTGCGAAACGTCATTTGGGCGACCCTGCCCGTCGCGGTGATCGGGCTGCTGGCGCATGACTGGATCGACGAGCACCTTTTCTCGGTGCCCGCCGTGATCGGCGCGCAGGTGGTCGGCGCGCTGCTCATGCTCTGGGCGGAACGCTGGCGGCGGGCGAACAGCGGCATCGGCTTCTCCAAGGGCGACCCGTCCGACCTGACCCCGCGCAAGTCGGTGGGCATCGGCTTCGCCCAATGCCTCGCGCTGTGGCCCGGCACCAGCCGCTCCATGGTGACCATCGTGGGCGGTTACCTGGCCGGCCTGAACGCCGCCAAGGCCGCCGAGTTCAGCTTCCTGGTCGGCCTGCCGACCCTGGCCGGCGCGGCTTTGCTCAAGGCCCTCAAATCCGGCCCGGCCATGATCGAGGTCTTCGGCTGGGGCGACGTCCTGCTCGGCGCCGGCGTGGCCGCGATTACAGCGATGATCGCGGTCAAATTCCTCGTCCATTTCATCTCCCGGCACGGCCTCACCCTTTTTGCCTATTACCGCCTGCTGGTGGCATTTGCGCTGATTTTGTTTTACCTGATTTGA
- the trpD gene encoding anthranilate phosphoribosyltransferase encodes MAALTELTSKLTNRLDLGPAEVASAAAALGSSEATDEAKAAFLAALAAKGETPAEIAGFARAFLALAVNPGVGTWAPRAIDIVGTGGDHAGGFNISSLVVLVVASAGVPVMKHGNRGITSKCGSADLLAALGVDLAAAPQKLRQALDQLGYAFFFAPNYHPAFKHIGAARKSLAAQGQRSVFNILGPLMNPGRPAHILLGVYSLPLVEKLSRTLDELGQEAGLVGHGVIAPGQGIDELTTATVNHVSGVGRLRGVHAMWRAEDFGLSPAPFAELQGGDLPTNLATVGAILAGRGPAGLVDTIVLNSAVALHVTGRVATVREGLAPARELLLGGAVAKKIAATKEFYRA; translated from the coding sequence ATGGCCGCATTGACCGAGCTCACCTCCAAGCTGACCAACCGGCTTGATCTTGGCCCCGCCGAAGTCGCGTCGGCCGCCGCCGCGCTGGGTTCCTCCGAGGCGACCGACGAGGCCAAGGCCGCTTTCCTGGCCGCGCTGGCCGCGAAAGGCGAGACGCCCGCGGAGATTGCCGGATTCGCCCGGGCGTTTCTCGCCCTGGCGGTCAACCCCGGGGTCGGAACCTGGGCGCCGCGCGCCATTGATATTGTCGGCACCGGTGGCGACCACGCGGGTGGGTTCAACATTTCCAGCCTGGTCGTGCTCGTCGTCGCCAGCGCGGGCGTACCGGTGATGAAACACGGCAACCGCGGCATCACCTCGAAGTGCGGCAGCGCCGACCTGCTGGCGGCGCTGGGGGTCGATCTCGCCGCCGCGCCGCAGAAGCTGCGCCAGGCGCTCGACCAGCTGGGCTACGCGTTTTTCTTCGCGCCGAACTATCACCCGGCCTTCAAGCACATCGGCGCCGCCCGCAAGTCGCTCGCGGCGCAGGGACAGCGCTCGGTCTTCAACATCCTCGGCCCGCTCATGAATCCCGGCCGGCCGGCGCACATCCTTCTCGGCGTCTACTCCCTGCCGCTGGTCGAGAAACTCTCCCGCACCCTCGACGAGCTCGGCCAGGAGGCGGGCCTCGTCGGCCACGGCGTCATCGCGCCGGGGCAGGGCATCGACGAACTCACCACGGCGACTGTCAACCACGTGAGCGGCGTCGGCCGGTTGCGCGGGGTGCACGCCATGTGGCGGGCGGAGGATTTCGGGCTCAGCCCCGCGCCGTTCGCCGAGCTGCAGGGCGGCGATCTCCCGACCAACCTGGCCACGGTCGGGGCCATCCTCGCCGGACGCGGCCCCGCCGGACTGGTCGATACCATCGTGCTCAACAGCGCGGTGGCGCTGCACGTGACCGGCCGCGTGGCCACGGTCCGCGAAGGACTCGCGCCGGCGCGCGAGCTCCTGCTCGGCGGCGCCGTGGCGAAAAAGATCGCCGCCACCAAGGAATTCTACCGCGCATGA